In Uranotaenia lowii strain MFRU-FL chromosome 2, ASM2978415v1, whole genome shotgun sequence, one genomic interval encodes:
- the LOC129742199 gene encoding uncharacterized protein LOC129742199, whose protein sequence is MLDLCFISDGPQLATIEEAPTPLVKVVPHHPALLLSLDIPRAFAHIQKPGQFFLDFKNADFVAVSQTLDAIDWETELESSDPNAAAMKFSHIINYIIDRHVPKRSSVSNLRAPWVTKELRQMKTLKNKALRYYTRHKTLRAKNEYCKLNSAYKKLCSRCYQSYLIRIQRGFKTKPKSFWQYIKDQRKESGLPLSMFLDDNLATSEPEICDLFADKFRSVFDSNSISSDQVTSAACNVPHLNTWLNQIVVDDDIILKATAKLKHSLSAGPDGIPATFLKRYISHMLIPLKIIFQVSLDQSTFPSLWKEAYMFPVHKKGDRRNVNNYRGISALCAIAKLFELVVLEPIFSYCKPYFSNEQHGFMPKRSTTTNLLTFTSNVQDSFAMGSQTDVIYTDLSAAFDKVNHSIAIAKLDRIGICGSLLEWFRSYLVGRKLIVRIAYADDLKLYRRINGPEDVNFLQSQFNLFASWCDVNCLPSNRSKCAQKETTTPDCRVAGQSDTSNCQNQLSVEESGLRGNGDEKQKVPHTIKVMAAQLQTAQFHFSTK, encoded by the exons ATGCTCGATCTCTGCTTCATCAGTGACGGACCCCAATTGGCTACGATTGAAGAGGCTCCTACGCCCTTGGTCAAGGTTGTTCCTCATCACCCTGCTCTGCTGCTTTCACTTGATATTCCTAGAGCTTTTGCCCACATCCAAAAACCTGGTCAATTCTTTCTCGACTTTAAGAACGCTGATTTCGTCGCTGTTTCACAAACGCTCGATGCTATCGACTGGGAAACTGAACTGGAATCTTCCGATCCGAACGCTGCAGCTATGAAATTTTCCCATATAATCAATTACATCATCGATCGTCACGTACCGAAACGCTCATCAGTTTCTAACCTACGAGCTCCTTGGGTAACGAAAGAACTGCGACAAATGAAAACGCTCAAGAATAAAGCTCTCCGTTATTACACTAGGCACAAAACTCTCCGCGCTAAAAATGAGTATTGCAAACTCAACTCAGCTTACAAAAAACTATGCTCACGCTGCTACCAGAGCTACTTAATTCGGATACAGCgaggtttcaaaacaaaacccaaaTCATTTTGGCAGTACATCAAGGACCAGCGGAAAGAATCCGGCCTACCGCTCTCCATGTTTCTGGATGATAATTTAGCGACTTCGGAACCTGAAATCTGTGACCTCTTCGCTGACAAATTCCGTAGTGTATTTGACTCAAACTCAATATCCTCGGACCAAGTTACCAGCGCGGCTTGTAACGTCCCTCATTTGAACACATGGCTGAATCAAATTGTTGTAGACGacgatattattttgaaagcgaCCGCTAAGCTGAAACACAGCCTTTCCGCAGGACCAGATGGCATACCAGCTACCTTCTTGAAGCGATATATATCACATATGCTGATACCTCTAAAAATAATCTTCCAAGTTTCACTCGATCAGTCTACGTTCCCATCCTTATGGAAAGAGGCCTATATGTTTCCGGTGCACAAAAAAGGGGACAGACGAAATGTGAACAACTATCGTGGCATTTCTGCCTTATGTGCGATAGCCAAATTGTTCGAGCTGGTTGTTTTGGAACCCATTTTTTCGTATTGCAAGCCTTATTTCTCAAATGAACAACATGGATTTATGCCCAAGCGCTCTACGACTACAAACCTGTTGACATTCACGTCTAAtgtgcaagacagttttgccatGGGATCTCAAACCGACGTCATCTACACTGATCTGTCAGCtgctttcgacaaggtgaaccattcCATAGCCATCGCCAAACTCGATCGTATTGGTATCTGCGGGTCTCTACTGGAATGGTTCCGCAGCTACCTGGTAGGACGAAAACTCATTGTTCGAATAG cgtatgctgatgacctgaaactgtATCGCCGCATCAACGGTCCCGAGGATGTAAACTTCCTACAGAGtcagttcaacctcttcgcctcTTGGTGTGATGTAAATTGCCTTCCCTCGAATCGCAGCAAATGTGCA CAAAAAGAAACAACAACTCCGGACTGTCGTGTGGCAGGGCAGTCTGACACTTCCAACTGTCAAAATCAGCTGTCTGTCGAAGAGTCTGGATTACGGGGAAATGGTGACGAAAAACAGAAAGTGCCACACACCATAAAAGTTATGGCTGCGCAGTTGCAAACGGCGCAGTTCCACTTTTCTACTAAATAG